The following coding sequences are from one Kushneria phosphatilytica window:
- a CDS encoding PilZ domain-containing protein, whose product MSPHKALSLIFDDLDTLHAAWMPQFEQGGIFVPTAERYALGDRIYLLLRLPDETERTPVSGVVAWVSPPGVSGRRTAGIGVHFDVAEHALRLRIERLLDGLGTPSRSGYTF is encoded by the coding sequence ATGTCGCCTCACAAGGCGTTGTCACTGATTTTCGATGATCTGGATACCCTTCATGCGGCCTGGATGCCGCAATTTGAACAGGGGGGTATTTTCGTGCCGACCGCTGAGCGCTATGCGCTGGGCGATCGCATCTATCTTCTGCTGCGATTACCTGATGAAACCGAACGCACGCCGGTCTCGGGCGTAGTCGCCTGGGTTTCGCCGCCCGGCGTCTCAGGCAGGCGAACAGCCGGCATTGGTGTTCATTTCGATGTTGCCGAGCACGCGCTGCGTCTGCGTATCGAACGACTGCTTGATGGGCTCGGAACACCTTCGCGTTCCGGTTATACATTTTGA
- a CDS encoding TatD family hydrolase, translating to MSAEISETLSSEIGLVDSHCHLDRLIIGEHETREQHLDEVLCMARRQGVRRCLAMATDWSGLPWLVSMARRHEEIVYAGGVHPLVAADREMTLEEIEAAIERFDPVAIGEIGLDFLPAEDTGQPRVDRDRQLERFATHLQAARRAELPVSIHTRGARETTLEMIARYSDPEVGGVLHCFTEDLDMARQAIGLGFYISLSGIVTFARAESVRELARYIPLDRLLIETDSPWLAPVPHRGQPNQPGHVIEVARTIAEVRGISLDEVAMQTTSNFYRLFRQAVPESVDS from the coding sequence ATGTCCGCAGAAATATCCGAAACACTTTCCTCCGAAATTGGCCTGGTGGATTCTCATTGTCACCTGGATCGACTGATTATTGGTGAGCATGAGACTCGTGAGCAACACCTTGATGAGGTGTTGTGCATGGCACGCCGACAGGGAGTGCGCCGTTGCCTGGCGATGGCTACCGACTGGTCGGGTTTACCGTGGCTGGTATCGATGGCGCGGCGCCATGAAGAAATCGTGTATGCCGGAGGTGTTCATCCGCTGGTTGCGGCAGATCGAGAGATGACGCTTGAAGAGATCGAAGCAGCCATCGAGCGCTTTGATCCGGTAGCCATTGGCGAGATCGGGCTCGATTTTCTGCCTGCTGAAGATACAGGGCAACCACGTGTCGATCGTGACCGTCAACTGGAACGTTTTGCCACTCATCTACAGGCTGCCAGACGCGCCGAACTGCCGGTCAGCATTCATACGCGTGGGGCTCGTGAAACAACGCTGGAAATGATTGCACGCTATAGCGATCCCGAGGTCGGTGGGGTACTGCACTGTTTCACCGAAGATCTCGACATGGCGCGTCAAGCCATCGGGCTGGGCTTTTATATCTCACTCTCTGGCATAGTGACCTTCGCACGTGCCGAGTCGGTGCGTGAGCTGGCGCGTTATATTCCACTCGATCGGTTGTTGATCGAGACTGATAGCCCCTGGCTTGCCCCCGTCCCGCATCGGGGCCAGCCCAACCAGCCCGGTCATGTGATCGAGGTGGCGCGTACCATTGCCGAGGTGCGTGGTATCAGCCTGGATGAGGTGGCCATGCAGACCACGTCCAATTTTTATCGACTGTTTCGTCAGGCCGTACCGGAGTCTGTTGACAGCTGA
- a CDS encoding DNA polymerase III subunit delta', with protein sequence MAVAEADSPVSGPAPWPWQQTLWQHYLRLARAGRMPHALMLSGPAGIGKERFAEALLARQLCHAPADLACGHCHACRMRQAGHHPDLLGIAPAESGKQIRIDSIRDINHFVSQTAQQGGYRVIRIAPAESMTVSASNALLKSLEEPGERTLFLLLCDIPSRALPTIRSRCQQWPFPLPDKSQCLPWLREELGEQEDADFWLRVAGNQPLLARSLAGGESRELRQLLRDIFEALVRGADPVSEAARLERQPLVTILWYGIEWLEDLVRFGLSGNADHVRNEDLMPLYRQAVKNGRVRDWFKLLDYVREQRRLLISGGNPNDRLVLEAWLIRWSALLRS encoded by the coding sequence ATGGCGGTAGCGGAAGCGGATTCTCCTGTTAGTGGTCCAGCACCCTGGCCCTGGCAGCAGACGCTCTGGCAGCATTATCTGCGTCTGGCTCGTGCCGGGCGTATGCCCCACGCATTGATGCTGTCAGGGCCGGCCGGTATTGGCAAGGAGCGTTTTGCCGAGGCGCTATTGGCGCGACAACTCTGTCATGCGCCTGCAGATCTGGCATGTGGACATTGTCATGCCTGTCGTATGCGTCAGGCGGGTCACCACCCTGATCTGCTTGGTATTGCTCCGGCTGAGAGTGGCAAGCAGATTCGCATCGACAGCATTCGTGATATCAACCACTTTGTTTCCCAGACCGCCCAGCAGGGAGGTTATCGGGTCATTCGTATTGCCCCGGCGGAGAGTATGACGGTCTCGGCCTCCAATGCGCTGCTCAAGAGCCTGGAAGAACCCGGTGAACGTACTCTTTTTCTGCTGCTGTGTGATATCCCGTCACGTGCATTACCCACCATCCGCAGTCGTTGTCAGCAATGGCCATTTCCACTGCCGGACAAGTCGCAATGTCTTCCCTGGCTCAGAGAAGAGTTGGGAGAACAGGAAGATGCCGATTTCTGGCTGCGGGTAGCGGGCAATCAGCCGCTATTGGCACGTTCGCTGGCCGGAGGAGAGAGTCGTGAGTTGCGTCAGTTGTTGCGTGATATCTTCGAGGCACTGGTGCGCGGCGCCGATCCTGTCAGCGAAGCGGCGCGACTGGAGCGCCAGCCGCTGGTAACCATCCTGTGGTACGGTATCGAATGGCTGGAAGACCTGGTCAGGTTCGGGCTTTCCGGGAATGCCGATCATGTGCGCAACGAGGATCTGATGCCGCTCTATCGCCAGGCCGTCAAGAATGGCCGGGTCAGGGATTGGTTCAAGCTGCTTGACTACGTGCGAGAGCAGCGTCGACTGCTGATCTCGGGCGGCAATCCCAATGACCGGCTGGTTCTGGAAGCCTGGCTGATTCGCTGGTCGGCATTGCTACGCTCCTGA
- the tmk gene encoding dTMP kinase, with protein sequence MSNAIGRFITLEGSEGVGKSTNVAMVRDFLQAKGYEVITTREPGGTARAEAMRELLLNPNESEVLDDLSELLLVFAARAQHLARIIKPALARGAWVVCDRFTDATFAYQGAGRGGNREHIEQLERLVHQEVQPDLTLLLDMPVSSARQRLQARGLPPDRFEQEEGGFFERVRQGYRQRADQAPERFAIIDASAPLEEVQAGIRQVLEERLAQWR encoded by the coding sequence ATGAGCAATGCAATCGGGCGTTTTATCACTCTTGAAGGCAGTGAGGGTGTCGGCAAGAGCACCAATGTGGCGATGGTGCGCGATTTCCTGCAGGCAAAAGGGTACGAAGTGATCACGACCCGGGAGCCTGGGGGAACAGCGCGTGCCGAGGCAATGCGAGAACTGTTGCTGAATCCGAATGAATCGGAAGTACTGGATGATCTCAGTGAGTTGCTGCTTGTATTCGCCGCTCGCGCCCAGCATCTGGCTCGGATCATCAAGCCGGCGCTGGCGCGTGGTGCCTGGGTAGTCTGCGATCGTTTCACCGATGCGACATTCGCTTACCAGGGTGCGGGCCGAGGTGGTAATCGCGAGCATATAGAGCAGCTCGAACGACTGGTGCACCAGGAGGTGCAGCCTGATCTGACCCTGTTGCTGGATATGCCGGTCTCGTCAGCGCGCCAGCGCCTCCAGGCACGTGGCTTGCCCCCGGATCGTTTTGAGCAGGAAGAAGGTGGTTTCTTTGAACGGGTACGACAGGGCTATCGGCAAAGAGCCGATCAGGCACCCGAGCGTTTTGCCATTATTGATGCCTCGGCGCCACTGGAAGAGGTTCAGGCCGGTATCCGTCAGGTACTGGAGGAGCGGTTGGCGCAATGGCGGTAG
- a CDS encoding sulfurtransferase: MTALIDISTLALWQRDEQPLVVLDCRARLDDAEAGRQMWLTGHLPGALHADMDRDLSAPRENGSGGRHPLPSPQQWQETLQRWGISPAVRVVVYDDAGGQLAAARAWWMLRWAGHENAHVLNGGIQVWEADGGRLESGETALPEPSNWQPVFNHGMIASADEVARGDALLLDARPAVRYRGDNEPIDPVAGHIPGARNLPGASMLDDNRCFIDSDELEQLLPATGQQSIAYCGSGISACLIILAHAALGRPLPKLYPGSWSEWSRDPSRPVATEQPSRRPDA; the protein is encoded by the coding sequence ATGACAGCTCTTATCGATATTTCCACGCTGGCACTCTGGCAGCGTGATGAGCAACCGCTGGTGGTTCTTGATTGCCGCGCGCGTCTGGATGATGCCGAAGCAGGGCGACAGATGTGGCTGACAGGACATTTGCCGGGAGCACTGCATGCTGACATGGATCGGGATCTGTCGGCGCCTCGGGAAAATGGCAGTGGTGGACGCCATCCGTTGCCATCTCCACAGCAATGGCAGGAGACGCTCCAGCGCTGGGGGATCAGTCCAGCAGTACGGGTCGTGGTCTACGATGATGCTGGCGGACAACTGGCGGCTGCGCGCGCCTGGTGGATGCTGCGATGGGCAGGGCACGAGAATGCTCATGTGCTCAATGGTGGCATTCAGGTTTGGGAAGCCGATGGTGGTCGGCTGGAAAGTGGGGAAACAGCCCTGCCCGAGCCGAGCAACTGGCAGCCGGTGTTCAATCACGGGATGATTGCTTCGGCTGACGAGGTGGCCAGGGGCGATGCCCTGCTGCTCGATGCCCGGCCGGCTGTTCGTTATCGTGGTGACAATGAGCCGATCGACCCAGTGGCCGGGCACATTCCGGGGGCCCGCAATCTGCCGGGGGCATCAATGCTGGATGATAATCGCTGTTTTATCGACAGTGATGAGTTGGAACAGCTGTTGCCAGCGACCGGCCAGCAGAGTATTGCCTACTGCGGCTCGGGTATCAGTGCCTGTCTGATCATTCTGGCTCACGCAGCACTCGGAAGACCGTTGCCAAAACTCTATCCCGGCTCATGGAGTGAATGGAGTCGGGACCCGAGTCGGCCGGTGGCCACCGAGCAACCGAGCCGGCGCCCGGATGCCTGA
- a CDS encoding electron transfer flavoprotein subunit alpha/FixB family protein codes for MSSEQTVRTLVVAEQGNGELDAATARIVSAAVELGGEVDVLVVGSGAGRAAETAARLDGVQRVHCCEAAHYDHGLAENTAALIAGMTESYTHLLAAASTTGRNIMPRVAALSDVAQLSEVVAIQSPDTFVRPIYAGSVLATVQSDDALRVLTIRPTAFDAVGEQEAAPIELLPAGVDTGLASFVDEQLVSGERPELSSARVVISGGRGLGSGDNFRLIEAVADRLGAAIGASRAAVDAGYVPNDMQVGQTGKMVAPELYIAVGISGSIQHLAGMKDSRVIVAINHDDEAPIFQVADYGLVADLFETLPELADKLPQRLT; via the coding sequence ATGAGTAGTGAACAGACTGTCCGTACTCTGGTCGTGGCCGAACAGGGTAACGGTGAACTGGATGCTGCCACTGCACGGATCGTATCGGCGGCCGTCGAGTTGGGCGGTGAGGTTGATGTGCTGGTGGTGGGCAGTGGCGCCGGCCGTGCTGCTGAAACTGCCGCCAGACTGGACGGTGTGCAGCGAGTACACTGCTGTGAAGCCGCTCATTATGATCATGGGCTGGCCGAAAACACGGCAGCACTGATTGCAGGCATGACTGAGTCATACACCCATCTGTTGGCTGCAGCGAGTACTACCGGTCGCAACATCATGCCGCGTGTGGCTGCACTGAGCGACGTGGCTCAGCTTTCCGAGGTGGTTGCCATTCAGTCGCCGGATACCTTTGTACGCCCCATTTATGCCGGTAGTGTACTGGCTACAGTACAGAGCGATGATGCGCTGCGGGTACTGACCATTCGACCGACTGCCTTCGATGCAGTGGGTGAGCAGGAGGCCGCGCCCATTGAATTGCTTCCGGCCGGTGTAGATACCGGGCTGGCAAGCTTTGTCGACGAGCAGCTGGTCAGCGGAGAACGTCCGGAACTCTCTTCGGCGCGAGTAGTGATCTCCGGAGGTCGAGGGCTCGGCAGCGGTGACAACTTCCGCCTCATCGAGGCCGTTGCTGATCGTCTCGGTGCTGCCATCGGCGCTTCGCGCGCAGCTGTAGATGCAGGCTATGTTCCCAACGACATGCAGGTGGGTCAGACCGGCAAGATGGTTGCACCGGAGCTCTATATTGCAGTCGGCATTTCCGGCTCCATTCAGCATCTGGCCGGGATGAAGGATTCACGGGTGATTGTCGCCATCAATCATGATGATGAGGCGCCGATCTTCCAGGTGGCCGACTATGGACTGGTGGCCGATCTGTTCGAAACTCTGCCTGAGCTGGCCGACAAGCTGCCTCAGCGCTTGACATGA
- a CDS encoding electron transfer flavoprotein subunit beta/FixA family protein: MKVLVAVKRVIDYNVRVRISEDHSDVDLAHAKMAMNPFCEIALEEAVRLKEQGIASEVVAVSIGPKSAQEQLRAAMALGADRALHLEHETALDSLHVAKLLAKLAEEEQPGLVLLGKQSIDSDNNQTAQMLAALMGTGQATYASEVRIEGESVTVTREIDGGLQTLALQLPAVISADLRLNEPRFARLPDIMKAKKRPIESREASSLGIDLTPRVRTLHVDYPAERQPGVRVASVDELVDRLKNEAGVL, translated from the coding sequence ATGAAAGTACTCGTCGCGGTAAAACGCGTCATTGATTACAACGTCAGAGTGCGGATCAGCGAAGATCACTCCGACGTTGATCTGGCGCATGCCAAAATGGCCATGAATCCATTCTGCGAGATCGCCCTGGAAGAAGCTGTGCGTCTCAAGGAGCAGGGCATTGCCAGTGAGGTGGTGGCTGTCTCCATTGGTCCGAAAAGTGCACAGGAGCAGTTGCGTGCTGCCATGGCGCTGGGTGCGGATCGGGCGCTTCATCTGGAGCACGAGACAGCGCTTGATTCACTGCATGTAGCGAAACTGCTGGCGAAGCTGGCCGAGGAAGAGCAGCCGGGCCTGGTGCTGCTGGGTAAACAGTCGATTGATTCCGATAATAATCAGACTGCGCAGATGCTGGCAGCACTGATGGGTACGGGGCAGGCCACTTATGCCTCTGAAGTACGTATCGAAGGGGAGTCGGTGACCGTGACCCGCGAGATTGACGGGGGACTGCAGACACTGGCGTTGCAGCTGCCAGCCGTTATCAGTGCCGATCTGCGCCTCAACGAACCTCGTTTTGCTCGCCTGCCGGATATCATGAAGGCAAAAAAACGTCCGATCGAATCGCGTGAGGCCAGCTCTCTGGGAATCGATCTGACGCCGAGAGTACGGACCCTGCACGTTGACTATCCAGCCGAACGTCAGCCGGGTGTCCGGGTTGCCAGCGTCGATGAGTTGGTGGATCGTCTCAAAAATGAAGCTGGAGTGCTCTGA
- a CDS encoding DUF1285 domain-containing protein: protein MSTPFPFGTRIATLADDDNRLPPLMDWQPPLCGDIDMRIDRRGEWWHEGRHVAHPRVMRQLSRLLRREADGMYYLVTPVEKWRIQVEDQPFIIIDAHRELDEHGGPAWWLMTNAGDRLMLGNQHRLESDSEGRPPVVEIRFGLQARLGNSVFMALIDCGEIRSIDACHELGLESNGVWQPLGNLPPDTADMPIQEFSG from the coding sequence ATGTCTACACCCTTTCCCTTCGGGACCCGAATTGCAACGCTGGCCGATGATGACAATCGTTTGCCACCATTGATGGATTGGCAGCCGCCTCTGTGTGGCGATATCGATATGCGTATCGATCGCCGGGGCGAATGGTGGCATGAGGGGCGACATGTTGCTCATCCGCGCGTAATGCGTCAGCTGTCACGCCTGTTGCGCCGTGAGGCGGACGGCATGTATTACCTGGTGACGCCAGTCGAGAAATGGCGGATACAGGTTGAAGACCAACCCTTCATCATCATTGATGCTCATCGAGAACTCGATGAGCATGGCGGGCCCGCATGGTGGCTGATGACCAACGCAGGTGACCGACTGATGCTCGGTAATCAACATCGTCTGGAGAGTGACAGTGAGGGCCGTCCTCCTGTCGTAGAGATCCGTTTTGGGCTGCAGGCGAGACTGGGTAACAGTGTTTTCATGGCGTTGATCGACTGCGGCGAAATTCGCTCGATCGATGCTTGCCATGAACTGGGTCTGGAGAGCAATGGCGTCTGGCAGCCATTGGGCAATCTGCCTCCGGATACAGCCGACATGCCGATTCAGGAATTTTCCGGGTGA
- a CDS encoding ATP-dependent helicase: protein MSEPGESVAEPELTRQQYAVVHHGQAHARVMAVAGAGKTATLVARVLYLLKSGVPARRLMVLMFNRAAREDFSRRLQRYADAGTELPQVRTFHSIGHRLTATLTRWGVLESRQLLEADWQHERLLKQALQQVLEDEPEQLETALEAERLETLAQFCDLVKAECCAPERLYERLDYGSDTGHFPAACRAVERLLEANGLMTYADLLYRPLRALRRDRTLRERVGGFLDHVVVDEYQDINEAQLQLLSILAGDHASIMAVGDANQCIYEWRGARPDAMGERFEKLFGSPRDYTLSFTFRHGHALALLANHAIDANQRRPDQLTLAAPDNPSTCIDQLTGVRTLIERIQRWLDSGRRLDEVAILVRSWTLTVPVQLHFLREGIAFRLGREDRFVFRLPLVRALAGFLELAMDASLLHDPGHLQLLFEQPTTFVARERLERLCQHLAAQQQWPDRHSPLLSGLRPVQRRNLKKRWTLLCDLPSLSAWSPARLLSHVVDTLDAEKLLRRAAARRDKGEEDIRLLDVLIEQAGELADDPAAFIALLKNPVEVAEEGVLLSTVHGAKGLEWPMVALWGLNEEDFPAYSRESPLSDTALEEERRLFYVGVTRARETLLLCQDGGQRQVSRFMGETEWSDCVRVDRQLMSTGDELLEVARPALVQRYLSAIGSSLPVTEMTARAPATGAVATSRAEWQPGERIRHAVFGEGAIESVEGERERCILEVSFNHAGRRRLVAARAPIERVANE from the coding sequence GTGAGTGAACCAGGGGAATCGGTAGCAGAGCCTGAACTGACAAGGCAGCAGTATGCCGTGGTCCACCATGGTCAGGCACACGCTCGCGTTATGGCCGTAGCTGGGGCAGGCAAGACAGCTACCCTGGTGGCCAGGGTGTTATATCTGCTGAAGTCCGGCGTACCCGCCAGACGATTAATGGTGCTGATGTTCAATCGTGCGGCGCGCGAGGATTTCAGCCGACGGCTGCAGCGTTACGCTGACGCAGGCACCGAACTGCCCCAGGTCAGAACCTTTCACTCCATTGGCCACCGCCTGACGGCCACACTTACACGGTGGGGGGTGCTTGAGTCGAGACAATTGCTGGAGGCTGACTGGCAGCATGAACGCTTGCTCAAGCAGGCTCTGCAGCAGGTGCTCGAGGATGAGCCGGAGCAGTTGGAAACAGCGCTCGAAGCCGAACGGCTGGAAACACTTGCTCAGTTCTGTGATCTGGTCAAGGCAGAGTGTTGTGCACCCGAAAGACTTTACGAGCGGCTGGATTACGGCAGCGACACCGGCCATTTTCCGGCGGCCTGTCGAGCGGTCGAGCGCCTGCTGGAAGCGAATGGGCTGATGACGTATGCGGATCTGCTCTATAGACCGCTACGAGCATTACGCCGGGACAGAACATTACGAGAGCGGGTCGGTGGCTTTCTTGATCATGTCGTGGTCGATGAGTATCAGGACATCAACGAAGCTCAGCTGCAGTTGCTGTCAATACTGGCTGGTGATCATGCCAGTATCATGGCAGTGGGCGATGCCAATCAGTGCATTTATGAATGGCGAGGTGCCAGGCCAGACGCCATGGGTGAGCGCTTCGAAAAACTGTTCGGGAGTCCCCGGGACTATACGCTCAGTTTCACCTTCCGACATGGTCATGCCTTGGCCTTGTTGGCCAATCATGCCATTGACGCCAATCAGCGGCGTCCCGATCAATTGACGCTGGCGGCCCCTGACAATCCGAGCACTTGTATTGATCAGCTTACAGGCGTTCGAACGCTGATCGAGCGCATTCAGCGCTGGCTGGATAGCGGGCGACGTCTGGATGAGGTGGCCATTCTGGTCCGGAGCTGGACACTGACCGTGCCAGTACAGCTTCATTTTCTGCGTGAGGGGATTGCGTTCCGACTCGGGCGCGAGGATCGGTTCGTATTTCGGCTTCCGTTGGTTCGAGCACTGGCCGGTTTTCTCGAGTTGGCCATGGATGCATCGCTGTTGCATGATCCGGGTCATCTGCAGCTGCTTTTTGAACAGCCTACCACCTTTGTCGCACGTGAACGGCTTGAGCGACTCTGCCAGCATCTGGCGGCTCAACAGCAGTGGCCTGACAGGCATTCGCCGTTGCTGAGTGGCCTGCGTCCTGTCCAGCGACGCAATCTCAAAAAGCGCTGGACACTTTTGTGCGATCTGCCTTCGTTGTCAGCCTGGTCGCCGGCTCGTTTGTTGTCTCATGTGGTCGATACCCTGGATGCCGAAAAGCTGTTGCGCCGTGCAGCCGCCCGTCGGGACAAGGGGGAAGAGGATATACGGCTGCTGGATGTACTGATTGAGCAGGCCGGTGAGCTGGCGGATGATCCTGCGGCCTTCATCGCGCTGTTGAAAAATCCGGTCGAGGTAGCCGAAGAAGGGGTGCTGCTTTCCACGGTTCATGGTGCCAAGGGACTTGAATGGCCCATGGTGGCTTTGTGGGGCCTCAACGAAGAAGATTTTCCGGCCTACAGTCGCGAGTCGCCGCTCAGTGATACGGCGCTGGAGGAGGAGCGGCGGCTGTTTTATGTGGGTGTCACTCGGGCTCGGGAGACCCTGTTGCTGTGTCAGGATGGCGGGCAACGGCAGGTCAGCCGTTTTATGGGTGAAACCGAATGGTCGGACTGTGTACGTGTTGATCGACAATTGATGTCAACAGGTGACGAGCTCCTGGAAGTTGCTCGACCGGCCCTGGTACAGCGTTATCTGAGTGCCATTGGTAGTTCATTACCGGTGACCGAGATGACGGCTCGTGCGCCAGCAACTGGTGCTGTCGCCACCAGCCGGGCCGAATGGCAACCTGGCGAACGTATTCGACATGCCGTGTTCGGTGAAGGTGCCATTGAAAGCGTGGAAGGCGAACGGGAGCGTTGTATTCTGGAAGTCAGTTTCAATCATGCGGGCCGTCGTCGATTGGTGGCGGCCCGGGCACCCATAGAACGCGTTGCCAACGAGTAA
- a CDS encoding electron transfer flavoprotein-ubiquinone oxidoreductase — protein sequence MTAADFEHTRIDTPLEQRDTMNFDVIIVGAGVAGLSAACRLMQQAESSGTPLSVCVLEKGAEIGAHILSGAVFDPRALNELFPDWQTLGAPLHTPVERDEFYRFDGERGQRLPDALIPPSMHNRGNYIISAGELVRWLGERAEALGVDIFPGFPAQSLLFDEKGGIAGVITGDMGVGHDGQPRATFMPGMALYARYTLFAEGSRGHLGKQLIEHFDLARDSDPQHYAIGFKELWEVPAEQHQPGLVVHGIGWPLTGKAQGGSFLYHGPDRQVMVGLIVDLNYANPWLSPFHEFQQLKHHPSIAAHLEGGQRIGFGARSITKGGYNSLPRMTFPGGLLIGCEAGTLDFSRIKGLHTAMKSGLLAADSVMEALQQEETPDTLADFSQRFEQSWLGDELRRNRNFGPALHRFGETMGGAWNWLDQKLGGRLLLLHDRTRDHEAMETADRHERIEYPRPDNRLSFDKTNSVYLSNTNHDEDQPSHLRLKDDRIPIETNLPRYAEPAQRYCPVGVYEIIEDEQGTPHFRINFQNCIHCKTCDIKDPSQNIVWTPPEGGGGPNYPRM from the coding sequence ATGACTGCTGCGGATTTCGAGCACACACGAATCGACACCCCGCTTGAACAGCGGGATACCATGAATTTTGACGTTATTATCGTGGGCGCCGGCGTCGCTGGTCTCTCCGCTGCCTGCCGTTTGATGCAGCAGGCCGAATCCAGTGGCACCCCTCTCTCTGTCTGTGTACTCGAAAAAGGAGCGGAAATCGGCGCTCACATTCTCTCCGGTGCCGTTTTCGATCCACGCGCCCTGAATGAGCTCTTCCCGGACTGGCAAACCCTTGGCGCCCCACTGCACACTCCCGTTGAACGGGATGAATTTTACCGATTCGATGGCGAGCGTGGGCAACGTCTGCCGGATGCGCTCATTCCACCCTCGATGCACAACAGGGGTAATTACATTATCAGTGCCGGTGAACTCGTACGCTGGCTTGGTGAGCGCGCCGAGGCGCTTGGAGTCGATATCTTCCCCGGTTTTCCTGCCCAATCGCTACTGTTCGATGAAAAAGGAGGTATTGCCGGCGTTATCACTGGAGACATGGGGGTCGGACACGATGGCCAGCCGCGGGCTACCTTCATGCCGGGCATGGCACTCTACGCTCGTTATACCCTGTTTGCCGAAGGTTCCAGGGGGCACCTTGGCAAGCAACTGATCGAGCACTTCGATCTCGCACGCGACAGCGATCCGCAGCATTATGCCATCGGCTTCAAGGAGCTCTGGGAAGTCCCCGCCGAACAACATCAACCCGGCCTGGTGGTGCACGGTATTGGCTGGCCACTGACAGGCAAGGCCCAGGGAGGTTCCTTCCTCTATCACGGACCCGACCGTCAGGTCATGGTTGGGCTGATCGTCGATCTCAATTACGCCAATCCCTGGCTCTCTCCCTTTCACGAGTTTCAGCAGCTCAAGCATCATCCATCTATCGCGGCCCATCTCGAGGGGGGGCAGCGTATCGGATTCGGCGCCCGCTCGATTACCAAGGGCGGTTACAACAGTCTGCCACGCATGACATTCCCCGGCGGCCTACTGATCGGTTGCGAAGCCGGGACACTTGATTTTTCACGCATCAAGGGGCTGCATACCGCCATGAAATCCGGCCTTCTGGCTGCTGATAGCGTCATGGAAGCGCTCCAGCAGGAGGAGACACCGGATACACTGGCTGACTTCAGTCAGCGATTCGAGCAGAGCTGGCTGGGAGATGAACTGCGTCGCAACCGAAATTTCGGACCAGCACTTCACCGCTTTGGTGAAACGATGGGCGGGGCATGGAACTGGCTGGATCAGAAGCTGGGCGGAAGATTACTGCTGCTGCATGATCGAACCCGGGATCATGAAGCCATGGAAACGGCCGACCGACATGAACGCATCGAGTATCCTCGACCGGATAACCGGCTTTCTTTCGACAAGACAAATTCGGTGTATCTCAGCAACACAAATCATGACGAGGACCAGCCAAGCCATTTGCGCCTGAAGGACGACCGCATTCCGATCGAGACCAATCTGCCTCGTTACGCCGAACCGGCTCAGCGTTACTGCCCGGTCGGCGTCTACGAGATCATTGAGGATGAACAGGGCACACCCCACTTCAGGATCAACTTCCAGAACTGCATTCACTGCAAGACCTGTGACATCAAGGATCCGTCACAGAATATTGTGTGGACCCCCCCGGAAGGAGGTGGCGGCCCCAACTATCCGCGCATGTAG